In Candidatus Bandiella numerosa, one genomic interval encodes:
- a CDS encoding PIN domain-containing protein, whose translation MRYLLDTCVITDFVKNNQKTVEKIKQLSPKDLCISVITTSEIEYGIQKINGTKKGDHIIKVTNALVGIIEEVSVDHNIAIEAGMIRARLVSEGKIVGAHDILIAATAKVNKLVMITNNIKDFIRIDGLAMESWKED comes from the coding sequence ATGAGATATTTATTAGATACATGTGTGATAACGGATTTTGTAAAAAATAATCAAAAGACTGTTGAAAAAATAAAGCAGTTGTCGCCAAAAGATTTGTGTATTTCGGTCATTACAACATCAGAAATAGAATATGGGATACAAAAGATAAATGGGACAAAAAAAGGCGATCATATAATCAAAGTCACAAATGCATTAGTCGGTATAATAGAAGAAGTAAGTGTTGATCATAATATAGCTATAGAGGCAGGGATGATAAGAGCGAGATTAGTGAGTGAAGGCAAAATAGTAGGAGCGCATGATATATTGATTGCTGCAACAGCAAAGGTGAACAAGCTAGTGATGATAACGAATAATATCAAAGATTTTATTCGAATAGATGGTTTAGCAATGGAAAGCTGGAAAGAGGATTAA
- the traU gene encoding conjugal transfer pilus assembly protein TraU, protein MGEVMKSQELKLKGGLCKYNEEKIKGCDDFRINLAKAQQKRNRRCSIILLAIIGIIFLQNIPISSYAEESKAKRCKGDFINPITDVCWECLFPITLGSIELKGSDKPDTKNPGSPVCVCMKNKLPIPGITGGFWEPARMTDISAEPYCFVNLGGVKMDMGFERGYGSRPKATSAESAKVYVHYYIYPLLLMLNIFTDVICLERVGFDLFWTTELDPTSDDELSLLMHPEAFLFNNPISQSACAVDCVKTSLPKSSLPIDSLFWCNGCQGTFYPMNGSINYHNGGVSDALSATGKIIAKMHRSGLGANTSGTSNKALCKKVVAPVIKKSQYRYQLINPDSSKSCYPLGSTTSKFEAAKEIPITREDFGYLIWQKRNCCIL, encoded by the coding sequence GTGGGGGAAGTAATGAAAAGCCAAGAATTGAAGTTAAAAGGTGGCCTTTGCAAGTATAATGAAGAGAAGATTAAGGGATGTGATGATTTTAGAATAAACTTGGCAAAGGCCCAACAAAAAAGAAATAGAAGATGTAGTATAATACTTTTAGCGATAATAGGCATTATATTTTTACAAAATATTCCTATAAGTTCATACGCCGAGGAAAGTAAAGCAAAAAGATGCAAGGGAGATTTTATAAATCCGATTACTGATGTGTGCTGGGAGTGTTTATTCCCAATTACACTAGGGAGCATAGAGCTTAAGGGGAGTGATAAGCCAGACACTAAGAATCCAGGATCTCCAGTATGTGTGTGCATGAAGAATAAATTGCCAATACCTGGAATTACAGGTGGATTTTGGGAGCCAGCGAGGATGACAGATATAAGTGCAGAGCCATATTGTTTTGTAAACTTGGGGGGAGTGAAGATGGATATGGGATTTGAGAGGGGGTATGGATCAAGACCAAAGGCAACAAGTGCTGAATCGGCTAAGGTATATGTGCATTATTATATATATCCATTACTGTTGATGTTAAATATATTTACAGATGTGATATGTTTAGAGAGGGTGGGATTTGACTTATTTTGGACCACGGAGCTTGATCCGACATCGGATGACGAGTTATCGTTATTGATGCATCCTGAGGCATTTTTATTTAATAACCCAATATCACAAAGTGCATGTGCGGTAGATTGTGTAAAAACATCATTACCAAAGTCATCATTACCGATAGATAGTTTATTTTGGTGTAATGGATGTCAGGGGACGTTTTATCCGATGAATGGTTCGATAAATTATCATAATGGTGGGGTATCGGATGCATTATCTGCAACTGGGAAGATAATAGCAAAGATGCATAGAAGTGGGCTTGGAGCTAATACAAGTGGTACTAGCAATAAAGCATTATGTAAAAAAGTAGTGGCACCAGTTATTAAGAAATCTCAATATCGTTATCAATTAATAAACCCAGATAGCAGTAAAAGCTGTTATCCACTCGGGAGTACAACAAGTAAATTTGAGGCAGCAAAGGAGATACCTATAACACGTGAAGATTTTGGATATTTAATATGGCAAAAAAGAAATTGTTGCATCTTATAG
- the trbC gene encoding type-F conjugative transfer system pilin assembly protein TrbC, with protein sequence MAKKKLLHLIGWTSLIIVTAANINAVANNDVGGYIGDNINKQYQQEIQQEVENETQGSLKKEEVLEEEKKIAKEVRERVKKESDQHGDYGHGNLQNFRRGEKLENEKLVDEIFKKVKVLEKEYEKIHEDVDEKVKGQEEWAKRVVKDTEKSIYAYSQNRPKTINNEVLENYLEGYSQILKSNKTDEGLEDGFYIAVSLSMPQALLASLHNQAIELGGRLITRGLKNNSFKETISAIKELSESGIVVDINPKIFRSYEIKQVPTFVLIRNGKSDVMSGNVSLGYVLEEFKNRGEISGGLEGDK encoded by the coding sequence ATGGCAAAAAAGAAATTGTTGCATCTTATAGGCTGGACAAGCCTAATCATTGTTACTGCAGCTAATATCAATGCTGTGGCAAATAATGATGTGGGTGGTTATATTGGCGATAATATTAATAAGCAATATCAACAAGAAATACAACAAGAAGTAGAAAATGAAACACAAGGAAGCCTTAAGAAAGAGGAAGTATTAGAAGAGGAGAAGAAAATAGCAAAAGAAGTAAGAGAGAGGGTAAAAAAAGAGAGTGATCAACATGGAGATTACGGGCATGGGAATTTACAAAACTTTAGAAGAGGAGAAAAGCTAGAAAATGAAAAGTTAGTAGATGAGATATTTAAAAAAGTTAAGGTTTTGGAAAAAGAATATGAGAAAATACATGAAGATGTAGATGAGAAAGTAAAAGGACAGGAGGAATGGGCTAAGAGAGTAGTAAAAGATACAGAGAAGTCAATTTATGCATATAGCCAAAACAGGCCAAAAACTATAAATAATGAGGTGCTGGAAAATTATTTAGAAGGATATAGCCAAATATTAAAAAGCAATAAAACAGATGAAGGATTGGAGGATGGTTTTTATATAGCAGTAAGTTTATCAATGCCACAAGCATTGCTTGCAAGTTTACATAATCAGGCAATAGAGTTAGGAGGGAGGTTAATAACGAGAGGATTAAAAAATAACAGTTTTAAAGAAACAATATCTGCGATCAAGGAGTTATCGGAAAGTGGTATAGTTGTAGATATAAATCCAAAAATATTTAGGAGTTATGAGATTAAGCAGGTGCCAACTTTTGTTTTAATTAGGAATGGCAAATCAGATGTGATGTCTGGGAATGTGAGTTTAGGATATGTACTTGAAGAATTTAAAAACAGAGGAGAGATAAGTGGAGGTTTGGAAGGTGATAAGTAA
- a CDS encoding conjugal transfer protein TraG N-terminal domain-containing protein, with protein MDFDVYTIGTGIFLEHCFNAIRMLFGGGFTGLMKQVTVISLLIVIIKYLLAPDFKSVALWFIQVLVVTSILVVPTARVHIHDKLPNSYGFTPAPRVVDDVPLGLAFMASITSRAGNFLMEEFEGAFSGTFSVNKRSNILFGSKIIEDTMDLRPENANIKAAFRMFTSECLLKDVKAGMNRKNGYTVQDLKRAEDLLGFLAERTSKARRVYYGNSLRTLNYNNHSADVGDSYISCNKVAKIIKEAVEKETESMIPKMARGFFAKFFPKNSPMNFDQAFRNSLSGTYELFLGSSQNASNIIKQAVAINSFKDTVETAFANVVTERTTDRYYTSMANLASKSIVYLRALFELLIYGLFPIAAILLLTPGSYPILKNYFTSFIYLQLWMPIYAILFVVFASQYQSMGAEVNGVTWNNFTKIRSINHEIALLSGYMIFFTPFIAGLVLKMGLSSLGSLSTSMFGAQQQEAARIASDTVRGNYSTGNMNMDNHSYNNLSANKHNDNYEYMTGIKSYNSMSGAKVSEFADGSSSMDMSPSINNAGGLISIDWGSHMGKKLDNSISNSQSDMTKSSSDYLESTSNVYSTLLGYNQSFAKGSGQYKDFQDSLSNDQRQSFQDASRLIEQTSQNFNISTDDALKLSVGASQGIGFDILIAKGRFSVGADASKTSNLREAYEHMQSSSNSKEYSESLGAMQSYLKSDSTKEHSSQNQDFYDSLKNDFVKSQNASKSYQEAQQRYDSYSQQRNEYAEQSQRINENLTPKFMEWVKFKKGNAGAEEIFKKGDAGTLSSLANRFIEDNGLNSPINSTTYKSKEHSNNPDSAFMGQSFFSSGFGTVSKGQGGSEETVSNVVEKKLSGGINEDDIRQKYESHVGDVKREEGGKIKKLNEEVAIKDAAIQPIDTKKDTNNNQQPVTNNSLSQNNEASNNSDNKDNTNSAGQSSINAKTDSNENKIKGESNDQNDDEITVFESNYQAPNAFAGNIHKTVGQSSLNEKSTFKKQQNSTNNQLGQKRDAVGDRQNELDTKSKDNINKGVRKNMGGSIIQGAKDNVNDNITAVKNAYFDVTGQSEKKQEYSKIDKPAINLSGDDLKIQKNNDKDNIPNSQNVTSNNQTQDNQASSSGIKQDYEIVNKSNNSQSTQNSVLKQSKGLSINIQNEDKNIDNLNNAENKDNATPNLPKQSSNNSTSQQGTLKQNISVYKNGEKKNKNEDK; from the coding sequence ATGGATTTTGATGTATATACGATAGGAACTGGTATTTTTCTAGAGCACTGCTTTAATGCGATAAGGATGTTGTTTGGAGGAGGATTTACTGGACTCATGAAGCAAGTTACAGTTATAAGTTTATTAATAGTAATAATAAAATATTTATTGGCACCAGATTTTAAATCAGTGGCGCTCTGGTTTATTCAAGTATTAGTAGTGACTAGTATACTGGTAGTGCCAACAGCTAGGGTACACATACATGATAAGTTGCCAAATAGCTATGGATTTACTCCAGCACCGAGGGTTGTTGATGATGTGCCACTAGGGCTTGCATTTATGGCATCTATTACGTCAAGAGCAGGTAATTTTTTAATGGAAGAATTTGAGGGAGCATTTAGCGGGACATTTTCTGTAAATAAAAGGAGTAATATATTATTTGGGTCAAAGATAATTGAAGATACTATGGATTTAAGGCCAGAGAATGCAAATATAAAAGCTGCATTTAGAATGTTTACATCTGAGTGTTTATTAAAAGATGTAAAAGCAGGGATGAATAGGAAGAATGGATATACAGTACAAGATTTAAAGAGAGCAGAAGATTTACTGGGTTTTTTAGCAGAAAGAACATCAAAGGCAAGGAGAGTGTATTATGGGAATTCTTTAAGAACATTAAATTATAACAATCATAGTGCTGATGTAGGAGATAGTTATATATCATGTAATAAAGTTGCAAAGATCATAAAAGAAGCGGTGGAGAAGGAGACTGAGAGCATGATACCAAAGATGGCAAGAGGATTTTTTGCAAAGTTCTTTCCAAAGAATTCGCCAATGAATTTTGATCAGGCATTTAGGAATTCATTAAGTGGTACATATGAGTTATTTTTAGGAAGTTCGCAAAATGCTAGCAATATAATAAAGCAAGCAGTTGCGATAAACAGTTTTAAAGATACAGTAGAAACTGCATTTGCAAATGTAGTTACAGAAAGAACTACAGATAGATACTATACGTCAATGGCGAATTTAGCATCTAAATCAATAGTCTATTTGAGAGCATTATTTGAGTTACTGATATATGGACTATTCCCGATAGCAGCAATCCTATTGTTAACACCTGGGAGTTATCCAATACTTAAGAATTATTTTACCTCATTCATATATTTACAGTTATGGATGCCGATATATGCGATATTATTTGTAGTATTTGCATCGCAATATCAATCAATGGGAGCAGAAGTAAATGGTGTGACCTGGAATAATTTTACAAAAATTAGGTCAATTAACCATGAGATAGCATTATTATCGGGTTATATGATATTCTTTACGCCATTTATTGCAGGGTTAGTGCTTAAAATGGGATTATCATCACTTGGATCATTATCTACATCGATGTTTGGAGCGCAACAACAAGAAGCAGCACGGATTGCATCTGACACAGTTAGAGGGAATTATAGTACAGGCAATATGAATATGGATAATCATAGTTACAATAATTTATCAGCAAATAAGCATAATGATAATTATGAATATATGACTGGCATAAAATCATATAACAGCATGTCAGGAGCTAAAGTTAGTGAGTTTGCAGATGGTAGCAGTTCGATGGATATGAGTCCTTCAATCAATAATGCTGGTGGATTAATATCTATAGATTGGGGTTCGCATATGGGTAAGAAATTAGATAATAGTATAAGTAATTCACAAAGTGATATGACAAAGAGCAGTAGTGATTATTTAGAAAGTACGTCTAATGTATATTCAACTTTACTTGGATACAATCAGAGCTTTGCTAAAGGGAGTGGTCAATATAAAGATTTCCAAGATAGCTTAAGTAACGATCAAAGACAATCATTCCAGGATGCTAGTAGATTAATAGAGCAGACTTCACAGAACTTTAACATATCTACAGATGATGCACTGAAATTAAGTGTAGGAGCGAGTCAGGGGATAGGATTTGATATACTTATCGCAAAAGGACGATTTAGTGTAGGTGCTGATGCTAGTAAAACAAGTAATTTAAGGGAGGCATATGAACATATGCAATCTTCGAGTAATTCTAAGGAATATAGTGAGAGTTTAGGTGCTATGCAGTCATATCTAAAAAGTGACAGTACAAAAGAGCATTCCTCTCAAAATCAGGATTTCTATGATTCGCTTAAGAATGATTTTGTTAAATCACAAAATGCTAGTAAATCATATCAAGAAGCACAGCAGAGGTATGATAGTTATTCACAGCAAAGGAATGAATATGCTGAGCAATCACAGAGGATTAATGAGAATCTAACTCCTAAATTCATGGAATGGGTTAAGTTTAAGAAGGGTAATGCAGGAGCAGAGGAAATATTTAAAAAAGGAGATGCGGGCACGTTATCATCACTTGCGAATAGATTTATAGAGGATAATGGTCTTAATAGTCCTATTAACTCAACTACATATAAGTCAAAGGAGCACAGCAATAATCCTGATTCAGCGTTTATGGGTCAATCATTTTTTAGCTCAGGATTTGGAACAGTTTCTAAGGGTCAGGGTGGGAGTGAGGAAACTGTAAGTAATGTAGTTGAGAAGAAGTTAAGTGGTGGTATAAATGAAGATGATATAAGGCAGAAGTATGAGAGTCATGTTGGTGATGTTAAGAGAGAAGAGGGTGGGAAGATAAAAAAATTAAATGAAGAAGTAGCTATAAAGGATGCTGCAATACAACCAATAGACACTAAAAAAGATACTAATAATAACCAACAACCAGTAACTAATAATAGTTTATCTCAAAATAATGAAGCGTCCAATAATTCTGATAATAAAGATAATACTAATTCAGCAGGACAAAGCTCTATAAATGCAAAGACTGATTCAAATGAAAATAAAATAAAAGGTGAAAGCAACGATCAGAATGATGACGAGATCACAGTATTTGAATCAAATTACCAAGCTCCTAATGCGTTTGCAGGTAACATTCATAAAACCGTGGGACAAAGTAGTTTGAATGAAAAGAGCACTTTCAAAAAGCAACAAAATTCCACAAATAATCAATTAGGTCAAAAGAGAGATGCAGTTGGTGACAGGCAAAATGAATTAGATACAAAATCTAAAGATAATATAAATAAAGGGGTGAGGAAAAATATGGGTGGAAGTATAATCCAGGGTGCAAAGGATAATGTGAATGATAATATTACGGCAGTAAAGAACGCATACTTTGATGTAACTGGACAGTCTGAGAAAAAGCAAGAATATAGTAAGATAGATAAACCTGCCATAAACCTAAGTGGCGATGATTTAAAAATACAAAAAAATAATGATAAGGATAACATCCCTAACTCTCAGAATGTAACAAGTAATAATCAAACCCAGGACAATCAAGCTTCTTCAAGCGGAATTAAACAGGATTATGAGATAGTGAATAAAAGTAATAATTCTCAATCAACTCAGAATAGTGTACTCAAGCAAAGTAAAGGCCTGAGTATCAATATTCAGAATGAAGACAAGAATATTGATAATTTGAACAACGCAGAAAACAAAGATAATGCTACGCCAAATTTGCCAAAGCAGAGTTCTAATAATTCGACTTCTCAGCAAGGTACTCTAAAACAAAATATAAGCGTATATAAGAATGGCGAAAAAAAGAATAAAAATGAGGATAAATAG
- the traF gene encoding conjugal transfer protein TraF: protein MKMLTKVIIILLIAVAIVDNAIATGFKFTPEVCKKYGLGKNWYCDNQSNNQDLGKDTEIEDILNSNLPGEKKAELLEGLRELHTKRAVMDGRQEDIDKAVRIQGIFAKKVIEYAKVAQRTVDSDPKLAVTHSNFKYDTEEAMAGAELERYLREGSKRYILVMIYSANCGSCQAQLPKILRMKEKWGYRNLGISVTEEHFEGFDESLSDSVVAKDGSIIKYPTLVVLDTNKQEKIFLSNGITQVEEMEERLVALIKERK from the coding sequence ATGAAGATGCTTACCAAGGTGATAATTATTTTATTAATTGCAGTAGCTATAGTGGATAATGCTATAGCTACAGGATTTAAATTCACTCCTGAAGTTTGCAAGAAGTATGGGCTTGGGAAGAATTGGTATTGTGATAATCAAAGTAATAATCAAGATCTGGGAAAGGATACAGAGATAGAGGATATATTAAATTCAAATTTACCTGGGGAGAAGAAAGCGGAGTTACTTGAAGGATTGAGAGAGCTACATACAAAAAGGGCTGTAATGGATGGCAGGCAAGAGGATATAGATAAGGCAGTAAGGATACAGGGGATATTTGCTAAGAAAGTGATAGAATATGCAAAGGTAGCGCAAAGAACAGTAGATAGTGATCCAAAATTAGCAGTGACGCATAGTAATTTTAAATATGACACAGAAGAGGCAATGGCGGGAGCGGAATTAGAAAGATATTTAAGAGAGGGGAGTAAGAGGTATATATTGGTGATGATATACAGCGCAAATTGTGGAAGTTGTCAGGCGCAATTACCCAAGATACTGAGAATGAAGGAGAAGTGGGGATATAGAAATTTAGGTATTAGTGTAACAGAAGAGCATTTTGAAGGATTTGATGAAAGCTTAAGCGATAGTGTGGTAGCTAAGGATGGTAGTATAATAAAATATCCAACACTAGTGGTGCTAGATACAAATAAGCAAGAAAAGATATTCCTAAGTAATGGTATTACGCAAGTAGAGGAAATGGAAGAGAGGCTTGTTGCATTAATAAAGGAAAGGAAATAG
- the traN gene encoding conjugal transfer protein TraN → MQIRRLISILIIFAILMQNVVATILPTGLWIETANALENSNDRNFQEDKCDITKEKQCVDYSTKTIEGFPITRCWKYEEISRCVGREKNYCQTFEDNRGCHEQHGKCLEQANVSKMCKNFEKKFKCGDKLEENAEVRHVDTEYLVKRDERDLSNCTESDLKNCVIEHEKCLEPAETRNINGKDVYKKCWKWDRKYYCKQNSYIDECKGLKEKCKEKSRECMHQNEKGDCEHWEVNYECEEESKEKVECIGGRFCIGGICDTHERFRPNNFGENIGTLIALANMKKQGMEGCKCPEGKAECNPEDINPKDCKFFIGDEHKCQKFRGQWISYAIAAASIYMTWGAIPIGIVPGQGIGAVGTKLGSMSAMEAAKFAGKQAAKVAIASMARVDCCAMDGTLTAFCRGKAVNLKVKRQQRFCVKVGRYKKKLGLIVVTSYCCFKNKLTRIIQEQGRAQLGKSFGSAKNPDCSGLTVEDIQKIDFSKIEWREVIKEFKESAEEAMKENMKSGKFEKQARKLAEEYKGKKFDKDAIKVKAEAYNKKSEVNDEEESVRLLMERRLEGFYKGDNGSK, encoded by the coding sequence ATGCAGATACGTAGATTAATCTCAATTTTAATAATATTTGCTATTTTGATGCAAAATGTTGTGGCGACGATATTGCCAACTGGATTATGGATTGAAACAGCAAATGCATTAGAGAATAGCAATGATAGAAATTTCCAGGAGGATAAATGTGACATTACAAAAGAAAAGCAATGTGTAGATTATAGTACAAAAACGATAGAAGGATTTCCAATTACTCGTTGCTGGAAATATGAAGAAATATCAAGATGCGTAGGTCGGGAGAAAAACTATTGTCAGACTTTTGAAGATAATAGGGGGTGTCATGAGCAGCATGGTAAATGCTTAGAGCAAGCAAATGTGAGTAAGATGTGCAAAAACTTTGAAAAGAAATTTAAATGTGGAGATAAGCTTGAAGAAAATGCTGAGGTGAGGCATGTAGATACGGAGTATTTAGTAAAAAGGGATGAGAGAGATTTATCAAATTGTACTGAAAGCGATTTAAAGAACTGTGTGATAGAGCATGAAAAATGTTTAGAGCCTGCAGAGACGAGAAATATCAATGGGAAGGATGTGTATAAAAAGTGCTGGAAATGGGATAGGAAATATTATTGTAAGCAAAATAGTTATATAGATGAATGTAAGGGATTAAAGGAGAAATGTAAGGAAAAATCAAGAGAATGTATGCATCAAAATGAAAAGGGAGATTGTGAGCATTGGGAAGTGAATTATGAATGTGAAGAGGAGAGTAAGGAGAAAGTAGAGTGCATAGGAGGAAGATTTTGCATCGGCGGAATATGTGATACTCACGAGAGATTTAGGCCTAATAACTTTGGAGAAAATATAGGTACATTGATAGCGCTTGCGAATATGAAGAAGCAAGGGATGGAGGGTTGTAAATGTCCTGAAGGGAAGGCGGAGTGTAATCCTGAAGATATAAATCCAAAAGATTGTAAATTTTTTATAGGAGATGAGCATAAATGTCAGAAATTCAGGGGACAGTGGATCTCATATGCGATAGCGGCTGCATCAATATATATGACATGGGGAGCGATTCCAATTGGGATAGTGCCAGGACAGGGAATAGGTGCAGTTGGAACTAAATTAGGAAGTATGAGTGCAATGGAAGCTGCTAAATTTGCAGGTAAGCAAGCTGCAAAGGTGGCAATAGCTAGTATGGCAAGAGTAGATTGTTGTGCAATGGACGGGACATTAACGGCATTTTGTAGAGGTAAGGCGGTAAATTTAAAAGTAAAGAGGCAGCAGAGGTTTTGTGTGAAGGTGGGTAGATATAAAAAGAAGTTGGGATTAATTGTGGTGACAAGTTATTGTTGTTTTAAGAACAAGCTAACCAGGATAATACAGGAGCAGGGGAGAGCCCAGTTAGGTAAGAGTTTTGGGAGTGCGAAGAATCCGGATTGTAGTGGACTTACGGTAGAAGATATACAGAAAATAGATTTTAGTAAGATAGAGTGGAGAGAGGTAATAAAGGAATTTAAGGAGAGTGCTGAGGAAGCAATGAAGGAGAATATGAAAAGTGGTAAATTTGAGAAACAAGCAAGAAAGTTGGCTGAAGAATACAAGGGGAAGAAATTTGATAAAGATGCCATAAAAGTGAAAGCTGAAGCGTATAATAAAAAGAGTGAAGTAAATGATGAAGAGGAGTCAGTGAGATTATTGATGGAGAGAAGGTTGGAGGGATTTTATAAGGGAGATAATGGTAGTAAATAA
- a CDS encoding conjugal transfer protein TraH, whose translation MINMARNITMRANKTKIIKKYEKLSQIVIVLLLLITISNNEAKADVYKGASNLWKSLGGKSVSTGANIYKSQSGGHVTLGNVYLANTQKHRPIISVNHPEISLKNPCVGSSVINLGGLAHISGEELKNKVQTIIQSAGLGFVYLGLSAVSPVLSETLQEVFSKIQEMGGFLNDECNTGMMAATFVKDKAAEHFSSKQNQIVEHEMSGKGDKADLSSVYKKMPKGSGDKIEEIAKKNPEKRLVNVNLAWDSLKKLGADEKTKKLMMTLSGTIIVHENKNNKDGEPIVQYIAPKIINPELLEALLKGNSEMKILGCSDNEQCLKIKEDSQKLGAEDGFEYKVAQYFKKFGDALADDKDLDSQSQNFLAKASLPVFMMYDGLWLKTDGHPEAEAGILIEITAWNILYHYLTELINESIEAANNYTIGAATELNRYKEGLIKTREMLNNYQIRDNNRHKLQVMLVQRAEYMNKAMNEETTKLIGGL comes from the coding sequence ATGATAAATATGGCGAGAAATATAACAATGAGAGCAAATAAAACAAAGATAATAAAAAAATATGAAAAGTTGTCACAAATAGTTATTGTATTGCTATTATTGATAACAATATCAAATAATGAAGCAAAAGCTGACGTATATAAAGGAGCATCAAATTTATGGAAGAGTTTGGGAGGCAAGAGTGTATCGACGGGTGCAAATATATATAAGTCGCAAAGTGGAGGTCATGTAACACTTGGAAATGTATATTTAGCAAATACACAGAAGCACAGGCCAATAATAAGTGTGAATCATCCAGAGATATCGCTTAAGAATCCATGTGTAGGTTCCTCGGTAATAAATTTAGGAGGGCTTGCTCATATATCGGGAGAGGAATTAAAGAATAAAGTACAAACGATAATACAGTCAGCAGGTCTTGGGTTTGTATATTTAGGGTTATCGGCGGTGTCGCCAGTACTTAGTGAAACATTGCAGGAGGTATTTAGCAAAATACAAGAGATGGGTGGATTTTTAAATGATGAATGTAATACAGGAATGATGGCAGCGACATTTGTAAAAGATAAAGCAGCTGAGCATTTTAGTAGTAAGCAAAATCAAATAGTAGAGCATGAAATGTCAGGCAAGGGAGATAAAGCAGATTTGTCATCAGTATATAAGAAAATGCCAAAGGGGTCTGGGGATAAAATTGAAGAGATAGCAAAAAAGAATCCTGAAAAGAGATTAGTAAATGTAAATCTGGCATGGGATTCACTAAAAAAGTTAGGTGCAGATGAAAAAACCAAGAAGCTAATGATGACATTAAGTGGGACGATTATCGTGCATGAAAATAAGAATAATAAGGATGGAGAGCCTATTGTACAGTATATAGCGCCAAAAATAATAAACCCTGAGTTATTGGAGGCATTACTTAAGGGGAATAGTGAGATGAAGATATTGGGATGCAGTGATAATGAGCAATGTTTAAAAATAAAAGAGGACAGTCAGAAATTAGGAGCTGAAGATGGGTTTGAGTATAAGGTGGCGCAGTATTTTAAAAAGTTTGGAGATGCGCTTGCAGATGATAAGGATTTAGATAGCCAGTCACAGAATTTCTTAGCAAAGGCATCATTGCCAGTATTTATGATGTATGATGGATTATGGCTTAAAACAGATGGGCATCCAGAGGCTGAAGCAGGAATTTTAATTGAGATAACAGCATGGAATATACTTTATCATTATTTAACTGAGTTAATAAATGAATCAATAGAAGCTGCTAATAATTATACGATAGGAGCGGCTACCGAGTTAAATAGGTACAAAGAAGGATTAATCAAGACAAGGGAAATGCTAAATAATTATCAAATCAGGGACAATAATAGGCATAAATTACAGGTAATGCTGGTTCAAAGAGCTGAATATATGAATAAGGCGATGAATGAAGAAACAACTAAATTGATAGGAGGATTATAA